In Modestobacter versicolor, a single genomic region encodes these proteins:
- a CDS encoding amino acid deaminase/aldolase, producing MTLAPLRESDPAAARARLDAATGELDPPLAVVDLDALDANADDLVRRAAGRPIRVASKSVRSRAVLRRVLARPGFAGVLGYTLAEALWLAGGDDPVSDDVVVGYPTVDRGALRRLAADEQAAARVTLVVDSVEQLDVLDAVAPPGSRPTVRVCLDLDASWRLGPAHVGVRRSPVHTPDQAHALARALVARPGIALVGVMAYEAQIAGVGDSPAGRPLRGLAVRGMQQASARELAARRAAAVAAVREVTELEFVNGGGTGSLERTAAEPAVTELAAGSGLYSPTLFDAYRAFRGRPAALFALPVTRRPGAGMVTVAGGGWIASGPAGADRVPTPTYPAGLQLVPTEGAGEVQTPLRGPGTAGLRVGDRVWFRHAKAGELCERVDVLHAVAGDAVVDALPTYRGEGMTFG from the coding sequence ATGACGCTCGCGCCGCTCAGGGAGTCCGACCCGGCCGCTGCCCGGGCCCGGCTGGACGCAGCCACCGGCGAGCTGGACCCGCCGCTGGCCGTGGTGGACCTGGACGCGCTCGACGCCAACGCCGACGACCTGGTGCGCCGGGCCGCCGGCCGGCCGATCCGGGTGGCGAGCAAGTCGGTGCGCAGCCGGGCGGTGCTGCGCCGGGTGCTCGCCCGGCCGGGCTTCGCCGGGGTGCTCGGGTACACCCTGGCCGAGGCGCTGTGGCTGGCCGGCGGGGACGACCCGGTCAGCGACGACGTCGTCGTCGGCTACCCGACCGTCGACCGCGGGGCGCTGCGCCGGCTGGCCGCCGACGAGCAGGCCGCGGCCCGGGTGACGCTGGTGGTCGACTCGGTCGAGCAGCTCGACGTGCTGGACGCCGTCGCGCCGCCCGGGTCCCGCCCGACCGTGCGGGTCTGCCTGGACCTGGACGCCTCGTGGCGGCTCGGGCCCGCGCACGTCGGCGTCCGCCGGTCACCGGTGCACACCCCGGACCAGGCGCACGCCCTCGCCCGCGCGCTGGTCGCCCGGCCGGGGATCGCGCTGGTGGGCGTGATGGCCTACGAGGCGCAGATCGCCGGGGTGGGCGACTCCCCCGCCGGCCGGCCGCTGCGCGGGCTCGCCGTCCGCGGGATGCAGCAGGCCTCCGCCCGCGAGCTGGCCGCGCGGCGGGCCGCCGCGGTGGCCGCGGTGCGCGAGGTGACCGAGCTGGAGTTCGTCAACGGCGGCGGCACCGGCAGCCTGGAGCGGACCGCGGCCGAACCGGCCGTCACCGAGCTCGCGGCCGGCTCGGGGCTCTACTCCCCCACCCTCTTCGACGCCTACCGGGCCTTCCGCGGCAGGCCGGCGGCGCTGTTCGCGCTGCCGGTGACCCGCCGTCCCGGCGCCGGGATGGTGACCGTGGCCGGCGGCGGATGGATCGCCTCGGGTCCGGCCGGTGCCGACCGGGTGCCCACGCCGACCTACCCGGCCGGGCTGCAGCTGGTGCCGACCGAGGGCGCGGGCGAGGTGCAGACACCGCTGCGCGGCCCGGGGACGGCGGGGCTGCGGGTGGGCGACCGGGTGTGGTTCCGGCACGCCAAGGCCGGTGAGCTGTGCGAGCGGGTCGACGTCCTGCACGCCGTGGCCGGCGACGCCGTCGTCGACGCGCTGCCCACCTACCGCGGCGAGGGCATGACCTTCGGCTGA
- a CDS encoding ABC-F family ATP-binding cassette domain-containing protein yields MGYVDVSGIRLTLPDGRVLLDDVSFRVGEGAVAALVGENGAGKTTLLRIITGDLTPDAGSVALVGGLGVMRQFIGSVRDDTTVQRFLVDLAPPAVRQAWDAVEAAELAMMEDDDEPTQMAYANALGHWGDVGGYDVEVTWDTVTVAALGVPYDGCKYRELSTLSGGEQKRLALETLLRGPDQVLLLDEPDNYLDVPGKRWLEERLLETRKTVLFVSHDRELLARVADRVVTVEGGTAWTHGGSWTSYPAARTARHERMAELRKRWDEEHERLVELVRTLQQQAKNSPAMTSTYHAMQTRLAKYEAAGAPPPPPPEQHVTMRLRGGRTGVRVVVAEQLELSGLMRPFDVEIEYGDRVAVLGSNGAGKSHFLRLLAGQDVAHTGGWRLGARVVPGFFAQTHAHPEWLERTLVDLLWHGEPGRPGVDRGRAMAALRRYGLADSGDQLFRSLSGGQQARFQVLLLELSGATLLLLDEPTDNLDVLSAESLEEALGAFDGTVVAVTHDRWFARTFDRFLVFGSDGRVRETPEPVFDEGRVQRTR; encoded by the coding sequence ATGGGCTACGTCGACGTCTCCGGCATCCGGCTCACCTTGCCGGACGGGCGGGTGCTGCTCGACGACGTCTCCTTCCGGGTCGGTGAGGGTGCGGTCGCCGCGCTGGTCGGGGAGAACGGTGCAGGCAAGACCACGCTGCTGCGGATCATCACCGGTGACCTGACGCCGGACGCCGGCTCGGTCGCGCTCGTCGGGGGGCTCGGCGTCATGCGCCAGTTCATCGGCTCGGTGCGCGACGACACCACCGTCCAGCGGTTCCTCGTCGACCTCGCCCCGCCCGCCGTCCGGCAGGCCTGGGACGCCGTCGAGGCCGCCGAGCTGGCGATGATGGAGGACGACGACGAGCCCACCCAGATGGCGTACGCGAACGCGCTCGGGCACTGGGGCGACGTCGGCGGCTACGACGTCGAGGTCACCTGGGACACCGTGACCGTCGCCGCGCTGGGCGTGCCCTACGACGGGTGCAAGTACCGCGAGCTCAGCACCCTCTCCGGCGGCGAGCAGAAGCGGCTGGCCCTGGAGACGCTGCTGCGCGGGCCGGACCAGGTGCTGCTGCTCGACGAGCCGGACAACTACCTCGACGTCCCGGGCAAGCGCTGGCTCGAGGAGCGGCTGCTGGAGACCCGCAAGACCGTGCTGTTCGTCAGCCACGACCGCGAGCTGCTCGCCCGCGTCGCCGACCGGGTGGTGACCGTCGAGGGCGGGACGGCGTGGACGCACGGCGGCAGCTGGACCAGCTACCCGGCCGCCCGCACCGCCCGGCACGAGCGGATGGCCGAGCTCCGCAAGCGCTGGGACGAGGAGCACGAGCGGCTGGTCGAGCTGGTGCGCACCCTGCAGCAGCAGGCGAAGAACTCCCCGGCGATGACGTCGACGTACCACGCCATGCAGACCCGGCTGGCCAAGTACGAGGCCGCCGGTGCCCCACCGCCCCCGCCTCCGGAGCAGCACGTGACGATGCGGCTGCGCGGTGGTCGCACCGGCGTGCGGGTCGTGGTCGCCGAGCAGCTGGAGCTGTCCGGGCTCATGCGGCCCTTCGACGTCGAGATCGAGTACGGCGACCGGGTGGCGGTGCTGGGCTCCAACGGCGCGGGGAAGTCGCACTTCCTGCGGCTGCTGGCCGGCCAGGACGTCGCGCACACCGGCGGCTGGCGGCTGGGCGCGCGCGTCGTCCCCGGCTTCTTCGCCCAGACCCACGCCCACCCCGAGTGGCTGGAGCGCACGCTGGTCGACCTGCTGTGGCACGGCGAGCCGGGGCGCCCGGGCGTCGACCGCGGCCGGGCGATGGCGGCGCTGCGCCGGTACGGGCTGGCCGACTCCGGCGACCAGCTGTTCCGGTCGCTGTCCGGCGGGCAGCAGGCCCGGTTCCAGGTGCTGCTGCTCGAGCTCTCCGGCGCCACCCTGCTGCTGCTCGACGAGCCGACCGACAACCTCGACGTGCTGTCGGCCGAGTCTTTGGAGGAGGCGCTCGGCGCGTTCGACGGCACCGTCGTCGCGGTGACCCACGACCGCTGGTTCGCCCGCACCTTCGACCGGTTCCTGGTGTTCGGCTCCGACGGCCGGGTGCGGGAGACGCCGGAGCCGGTGTTCGACGAGGGCCGCGTGCAGCGCACCCGCTGA
- a CDS encoding DUF1801 domain-containing protein, giving the protein MDVDDWFAAAGDRAEELRRVDALVQAAAPGIDRQLVPMGSGAVLGYGLMPYRPRSAKETTTWPLIALAAQKRHLSVYVCAVVDGEYLAESRAAQLGKVSCGKSCIRFTSLDRVDTVALDQLVRDAVASTAEGRNHYSG; this is encoded by the coding sequence ATGGACGTCGACGACTGGTTCGCCGCCGCGGGTGACCGGGCGGAGGAGCTGCGCCGGGTCGATGCCCTGGTGCAGGCAGCGGCGCCGGGCATCGACCGCCAGCTGGTGCCGATGGGCAGCGGCGCCGTGCTCGGGTACGGGCTGATGCCCTACCGGCCGAGGTCGGCCAAGGAGACCACCACCTGGCCGCTGATCGCGCTGGCGGCCCAGAAGCGCCACCTCTCTGTCTACGTCTGTGCCGTGGTCGACGGGGAGTACCTCGCCGAGTCCCGGGCGGCCCAGCTCGGCAAGGTCTCGTGCGGGAAGAGCTGCATCCGGTTCACCTCGCTGGACCGGGTCGACACCGTGGCACTGGACCAGCTGGTGCGCGACGCGGTGGCCAGCACCGCCGAGGGCCGCAACCACTACAGCGGCTGA
- a CDS encoding isopenicillin N synthase family dioxygenase, with the protein MTAVPLVDLTPWYEGSPAGRRQVATDVDRALCEVGFLLVTGHPVGAALRDRLRAEVRPFFALPPTEKAELACFPGGRGWVPPGAAATASDGSTVPPDLRESFTFGPEQVPPAVLGTSEEEWFGPNSWPASTPGLPAAATAFSDCCARLADDLLRVCALALDLDDDYFAGRCAGGTWSVDLTWYPARSAVGPVLPGQLRRGPHTDVGTLTVLDREPGSGGLQVRTLDGEWVDAPYVPGALTVNAGDLLARWTGDRWRSTPHRVLPPPVEVPTEELLSLVFAQVADPLAVVGTLPTAAAGPTRYVPVTAGQFLRGRMDSITVG; encoded by the coding sequence ATGACCGCCGTCCCGCTGGTCGACCTGACGCCCTGGTACGAGGGCAGCCCGGCCGGGCGCCGCCAGGTGGCCACCGACGTCGACCGCGCCCTCTGCGAGGTGGGCTTCCTGCTGGTCACCGGCCACCCGGTGGGCGCCGCGCTGCGCGACCGGTTGCGCGCGGAGGTCCGGCCGTTCTTCGCGCTGCCGCCGACGGAGAAGGCCGAGCTGGCCTGCTTCCCGGGCGGGCGCGGCTGGGTCCCGCCGGGCGCCGCGGCGACGGCGTCCGACGGGTCGACCGTGCCGCCGGACCTCCGGGAGTCGTTCACCTTCGGTCCGGAGCAGGTGCCGCCCGCCGTGCTGGGCACCTCGGAGGAGGAGTGGTTCGGGCCCAACAGCTGGCCGGCGTCGACCCCCGGCCTGCCGGCCGCGGCGACCGCCTTCTCCGACTGCTGCGCCCGGCTCGCCGACGACCTGCTCCGGGTCTGCGCCCTCGCGCTCGACCTGGACGACGACTACTTCGCCGGCCGCTGCGCCGGCGGCACCTGGAGCGTCGACCTCACCTGGTACCCGGCCCGGTCGGCGGTGGGGCCGGTGCTGCCCGGTCAGCTGCGGAGGGGGCCGCACACCGACGTCGGCACGCTCACCGTGCTGGACCGCGAGCCCGGCTCCGGTGGGCTGCAGGTGCGCACGCTGGACGGCGAGTGGGTCGACGCCCCGTACGTGCCCGGCGCGCTGACCGTGAACGCCGGCGACCTGCTGGCGCGGTGGACCGGCGACCGCTGGCGCTCCACCCCGCACCGGGTGCTGCCGCCGCCGGTGGAGGTGCCGACCGAGGAGCTGCTGTCGCTGGTGTTCGCCCAGGTGGCCGACCCGCTCGCCGTGGTCGGGACGCTGCCCACCGCAGCGGCGGGCCCGACCCGGTACGTGCCGGTCACCGCGGGCCAGTTCCTGCGAGGACGGATGGACTCGATCACCGTCGGCTGA
- a CDS encoding GNAT family N-acetyltransferase: protein MAVSETIRLVPFEPELLPSVLPWFDHPEVQRRLGGRSWPQRELVLRSTVWAEEFRGRRVLRSHSFVVLDDAGTPVAQIGGDVYDRWTRWDPVGEQVTAVDHRRTAGAAYVVDPRRWGRGLGTAALRAFVAAPELADVEQFVLGIEPDNAASLGAARAAGFRSLTTEPDAEDMVYLHRVR from the coding sequence GTGGCCGTCTCCGAGACGATCCGGTTGGTGCCGTTCGAGCCCGAGCTGCTCCCGTCCGTGCTGCCGTGGTTCGACCACCCCGAGGTGCAGCGCCGGCTGGGCGGCCGGTCGTGGCCGCAACGCGAGCTGGTGCTCCGCAGCACCGTCTGGGCCGAGGAGTTCCGCGGCCGCCGGGTCCTGCGCTCGCACAGCTTCGTCGTCCTGGACGACGCGGGCACCCCGGTCGCGCAGATCGGCGGCGACGTCTACGACCGGTGGACGCGGTGGGACCCGGTCGGCGAGCAGGTGACCGCGGTCGACCACCGCCGCACCGCGGGGGCCGCCTACGTCGTCGACCCGCGGCGCTGGGGCCGCGGCCTCGGCACGGCGGCGCTGCGGGCGTTCGTCGCCGCGCCGGAGCTCGCGGACGTCGAGCAGTTCGTGCTGGGCATCGAGCCGGACAACGCGGCCAGCCTGGGCGCTGCACGCGCGGCCGGATTCCGGTCCCTCACCACCGAGCCGGACGCCGAGGACATGGTCTACCTGCACCGGGTGCGCTGA
- a CDS encoding winged helix DNA-binding domain-containing protein has protein sequence MDELSQLRMAAQRLVGPRAPSPVEAVRWLTAVQGQDLPGALTSVALRTQQGTRAAVAAALDAGEVVRSWPMRGTLHLVAAEDLPWLLELLAPKVLAGAAGRRAVVGLTDADVARARDVALAALSGGRRLGRAELLAALAEGGVRTEGQRGYHLLWWLAQTGLTCLGPTADGDQQFVLLDEWVPAPRRLEREEALGELALRFFASHGPATVKDLARWAGIGVRDVRAGLAVAAPGLERLDVDGTEHWLDPATPGRLAAARAEAAAVHLLPGFDELVLGYADRSCTVPPEHAQRIVPGNNGMFRSTAVHAGTVVGVWRTGRGKARPIELEPFGEVPADVLAAVHERYAALP, from the coding sequence GTGGACGAGCTCTCACAGCTGCGGATGGCCGCCCAGCGGCTGGTCGGGCCGCGCGCCCCCAGCCCGGTCGAGGCGGTGCGCTGGCTGACCGCCGTGCAGGGCCAGGACCTCCCCGGCGCGCTCACCTCGGTGGCGCTGCGGACGCAGCAGGGCACCCGCGCGGCGGTGGCGGCCGCGCTGGACGCCGGGGAGGTGGTGCGCTCCTGGCCGATGCGCGGCACCCTGCACCTCGTCGCCGCCGAGGACCTGCCGTGGCTGCTCGAGCTGCTGGCCCCCAAGGTGCTCGCCGGGGCGGCCGGGCGGCGGGCGGTCGTGGGGCTCACCGACGCCGACGTCGCGCGGGCCCGCGACGTCGCCCTGGCCGCGCTGAGCGGTGGACGACGGCTGGGCCGCGCCGAGCTGCTCGCGGCGCTGGCCGAGGGCGGGGTGCGCACCGAGGGCCAGCGCGGCTACCACCTGCTCTGGTGGCTGGCCCAGACCGGGCTGACCTGCCTCGGCCCCACGGCGGACGGCGACCAGCAGTTCGTGCTGCTCGACGAGTGGGTGCCCGCACCCCGCCGGCTGGAGCGGGAGGAGGCGCTGGGCGAGCTGGCGCTGCGCTTCTTCGCCTCGCACGGCCCGGCGACGGTGAAGGACCTCGCCCGCTGGGCGGGCATCGGGGTCCGCGACGTCCGGGCCGGCCTCGCGGTGGCGGCGCCTGGACTGGAGCGGCTGGACGTCGACGGCACCGAGCACTGGCTGGACCCGGCCACCCCCGGGCGGCTGGCCGCGGCCCGCGCCGAGGCGGCGGCGGTGCACCTGCTGCCCGGCTTCGACGAGCTGGTGCTGGGCTACGCCGACCGCAGCTGCACGGTGCCGCCCGAGCACGCCCAGCGGATCGTGCCGGGCAACAACGGCATGTTCCGGTCGACCGCCGTGCACGCCGGCACCGTCGTCGGCGTCTGGCGCACCGGCCGGGGCAAGGCCCGCCCGATCGAGCTGGAGCCGTTCGGCGAGGTGCCCGCCGACGTCCTCGCCGCCGTGCACGAGCGGTACGCCGCGCTGCCGTAG
- a CDS encoding aldo/keto reductase, with the protein MEHTRLGTTGLQVSRICLGMMSFGDPARGGHPWSLPEEESRAVIKRALDAGITFFDTANVYSAGSSEEITGRALADFADREDVVLATKVHGRMRPGPNGAGLSRKAVLAELDASLTRLGTDYIDLYQIHRWDPATPIEETLEALDSAVRSGKVRYLGASSMWAWQFSKALHLAGEHGWHRFVSMQDHYNLLHREEEREMLPLCADEGIGVIPWSPLARGRLTRDWDETTNRSETDEFGRKLYNDADRVIVERVAEVAEARGVPRAQVALAWVLSKPVVTAPIVGVTKDRHLDDAVAAVDLRLSAEEIARLEEPYTPHEVVGFS; encoded by the coding sequence ATGGAGCACACCCGCCTCGGCACCACCGGCCTGCAGGTCTCCCGGATCTGCCTCGGGATGATGAGCTTCGGCGACCCGGCCCGCGGCGGCCATCCCTGGAGCCTGCCCGAGGAGGAGAGCCGGGCGGTCATCAAGCGGGCGCTGGACGCCGGGATCACCTTCTTCGACACCGCGAACGTCTACTCCGCCGGCTCCAGCGAGGAGATCACCGGGCGGGCGCTGGCCGACTTCGCCGACCGGGAGGACGTCGTCCTGGCCACCAAGGTGCACGGCCGGATGCGGCCGGGCCCGAACGGCGCCGGGCTCTCGCGCAAGGCCGTCCTCGCCGAGCTCGACGCCAGCCTCACCCGGCTGGGCACCGACTACATCGACCTCTACCAGATCCACCGCTGGGACCCGGCCACCCCGATCGAGGAGACCCTCGAGGCGCTGGACTCCGCCGTCCGGTCGGGCAAGGTGCGCTACCTCGGCGCCTCCAGCATGTGGGCCTGGCAGTTCAGCAAGGCGCTGCACCTGGCCGGCGAGCACGGCTGGCACCGCTTCGTCTCGATGCAGGACCACTACAACCTGCTGCACCGCGAGGAGGAGCGGGAGATGCTGCCGCTCTGCGCCGACGAGGGCATCGGCGTGATCCCGTGGAGCCCGCTGGCCCGCGGCCGGCTCACCCGCGACTGGGACGAGACGACGAACCGGTCGGAGACCGACGAGTTCGGCAGGAAGCTCTACAACGACGCCGACCGGGTGATCGTCGAGCGGGTCGCCGAGGTGGCCGAGGCCCGCGGCGTGCCGCGGGCCCAGGTGGCGCTCGCCTGGGTGCTCAGCAAGCCGGTGGTGACCGCCCCGATCGTGGGCGTCACCAAGGACCGGCACCTGGACGACGCCGTGGCCGCCGTCGACCTGCGGCTGAGCGCCGAGGAGATCGCCCGGCTGGAGGAGCCCTACACGCCGCACGAGGTGGTCGGCTTCTCCTGA
- a CDS encoding FUSC family protein, with the protein MSGSPSPLRRAAPHVLGPPLPAPRALWAAHGRRALSAGFCVTAPLALFVLLDRADLGAAAALGGFTAVYGHALPYRRRAAVSAGVALVLVAAVALGGLTGPHPFLLAAVLGLLAAGATAATAVWHVGPPGPLMAVLVGGSASALGASPAQLGQHVAAAAGAATLAWLVVMAPWLVDPAGPERRAVAAAEAAVAAGTPRDGRPDPVARAVRVAHAAVAGGSRRRPSLRPRLEEVETRFMQALPATDPAVPDPGHGVLPRRHPPLWLPTAARLGVGAWSAGTLAAALDLHSPYWAATAAVAVLLGTDARHTRARALHRVTGTLLGTILTAALFWLDLPAGPTVALIGLMLVCVELLVVNQYVLAVSLITPVSLSLVHLGAGSPPGADLIAIRLGETLVGIAVGLAAGLLLFPRTGSRRLPAAIGTTERLALAAAAAAPGTPADRALRDSLVAQHEVATAARAELFAAPGADAALRRSRQVADLGWALLGARARGEDALAAWVAARVRRDLGRG; encoded by the coding sequence GTGTCCGGCTCCCCGTCCCCGCTGCGCCGGGCGGCGCCGCACGTCCTCGGCCCGCCGCTGCCGGCGCCACGCGCGCTGTGGGCGGCGCACGGCCGCCGGGCGCTGTCCGCGGGGTTCTGCGTCACCGCCCCGCTGGCGCTGTTCGTGCTGCTGGACCGCGCGGACCTCGGCGCGGCCGCGGCGCTGGGCGGCTTCACCGCGGTGTACGGCCACGCCCTGCCCTACCGGCGCCGGGCCGCCGTCTCCGCCGGCGTGGCCCTCGTGCTCGTCGCGGCGGTCGCCCTCGGCGGGCTGACCGGGCCGCACCCGTTCCTGCTCGCCGCGGTGCTCGGCCTGCTGGCCGCGGGCGCGACGGCGGCGACCGCGGTGTGGCACGTCGGCCCGCCCGGACCGCTGATGGCGGTGCTGGTCGGCGGCAGCGCGAGCGCGCTGGGGGCCTCCCCCGCCCAGCTGGGCCAGCACGTCGCCGCCGCCGCGGGGGCGGCGACGCTGGCCTGGCTCGTGGTCATGGCCCCCTGGCTCGTCGACCCGGCCGGTCCCGAGCGGCGCGCGGTGGCGGCAGCCGAGGCAGCGGTCGCCGCCGGCACCCCGCGGGACGGTCGGCCGGACCCGGTGGCCCGCGCCGTGCGGGTGGCGCACGCCGCCGTGGCCGGGGGCAGCCGGCGGCGGCCGTCGCTGCGGCCGCGGCTGGAGGAGGTCGAGACCCGGTTCATGCAGGCGCTGCCGGCCACCGACCCCGCCGTCCCGGACCCCGGGCACGGCGTCCTCCCCCGGCGGCACCCCCCGCTGTGGCTGCCGACCGCCGCGCGCCTCGGCGTGGGCGCCTGGTCCGCCGGCACGCTGGCCGCCGCGCTCGACCTGCACAGCCCTTACTGGGCCGCGACCGCCGCCGTCGCCGTGCTGCTGGGCACGGACGCTCGGCACACCCGGGCCCGGGCGCTGCACCGGGTCACCGGGACCCTGCTCGGCACCATCCTGACCGCGGCGCTCTTCTGGCTGGACCTGCCGGCCGGTCCGACCGTCGCGCTCATCGGGCTGATGCTCGTCTGCGTCGAGCTGCTGGTGGTCAACCAGTACGTGCTGGCCGTCTCGCTGATCACCCCGGTCTCGCTCTCGCTGGTGCACCTGGGCGCCGGCAGCCCGCCCGGCGCCGACCTGATCGCCATCCGGCTCGGCGAGACGCTGGTCGGCATCGCCGTCGGGCTGGCGGCCGGGCTGCTGCTGTTCCCGCGCACCGGCAGCCGCCGGCTCCCCGCCGCGATCGGGACGACGGAGCGGCTGGCCCTCGCCGCGGCCGCGGCCGCACCCGGCACGCCCGCCGACCGCGCGCTGCGCGACTCGCTCGTGGCGCAGCACGAGGTGGCGACGGCGGCCCGCGCCGAGCTGTTCGCCGCCCCGGGGGCCGACGCCGCGCTCCGGCGCTCCCGGCAGGTGGCCGACCTCGGCTGGGCGCTGCTGGGCGCCCGGGCCCGCGGCGAGGACGCGCTGGCCGCCTGGGTCGCCGCCCGGGTGCGACGCGACCTCGGCCGCGGCTGA